The Sebastes umbrosus isolate fSebUmb1 chromosome 4, fSebUmb1.pri, whole genome shotgun sequence genomic sequence AACAGAAAGAGTGAGagcaacagaaagagagagagagagcgacagaaagagggagagcgAGCGAAAAAGAGCAACagaaagaaagtgagagagctacagaaagagagagcgagcgacagaaagagtgagagcgacagaaagagagagagcaacagaaagtgagagagcgacagaaagtgagagagcgagcgagaaagagtgacagaaagagagagagcgagcgacaGTAAGAGTGAGAGTGACAGAAAGAGTGagagtgacagaaagagagagagtgacagaaagagagagagtgacagacaCAGTGGGCGTTACCTTGTGGTGGAGGTTGTCTCTGATTGGATGCTGAGACTGAGCAGGAATGAGGAAGTCAGCAGGAATCATACGAGTTCCTGGTGAGGAAGCAACGAGTCAGTTAGTTTAAACATCCTGGAACAGCAGCTCAACATTTGCATCCTAACATGAGACTAGAACTGGTCTCCAGTGTGTGTTGTACtggtgcgtgtgcgtgcgtcaCCTTGGTGGATAAGCTGGTAGAAGGCGTGCTGTCCATTGGTCCCGGGCTCGCCCCACACGATTGGTCCGGTGTTGTAGTTGACACGGACGCCATCTTTGGTGATGGACTTCCCGTTAGACTCCATGTCGCCCTGACGACCACAGAGACCGCTCACACAGTCAGTCACAATAATACTGACAGTAACACAGACAATATTTCATATCGGGTGATAATAactaaaagtcatagtatagtatgtcataaaaagtgataaaagtcacagtatggTATGTCCAAGTCCCTTCCCCTCCTGTCTTCCCCCCCACACTGACCTGTTGGAAGTATGCAGCGAAGCGGTGCATGTACTGGTCGTAGGGCAGCATGGCGTGAGTCTCGGCCTGGAAGAAGTTGATGTACCAGACGCCCAGAACAGCCAGCAGGACGGGGACGTTCTGCTCCAGAGGGGTGCTGCGGAAATGGTTGTCCTGCAGAGGACAGAAGTGGTTTTattacatgtttgtgtttgtagagAAATGAATAAAACGGAGAGAATCGTCCTCTGCTCCTTTATTTAAGTTTGACATGTTCTTTAAATTTATGGTCTTACTTATTTTAGtttctgcagctttaagacCTTTTTAATACCACAGAAAATTTTATTTAATACCTGTTTCATGTCCAAAGTATGATGGAAAACCAGCAGCgacaattatttaatttaatttttttttttttttaatttcttatgatataattaatcaaattaatgcTCTCTGAATAGAgatgaataaaatgtgttattacttttaataaataattatttacaaCTATTGTTCATTCTGCAGCTTCTTAGCTTCGAACAATACGGACATGTTCTCAGAGATTAAATTCTTGTGcttgaacaaaaaaaattaaatattgacgtgtgaaatataaaaagtgtgtggtgtgttgaaacactgaaacatgaAGCAACAGCAGATACAATGTTGTGAATAGAAACAAAGAGTGTCCTACCATCCAGTGAGCTCCTGCAAGAAGCTGCTCAAACTTGTCAaagcctgaaacacacacaggtcaaaggtcagaggtcacatgtgactacagctgaggctgaaggCTGGGTATTAATTATTCAGTAAACAGAACTCTTCATCGTTCACACTACAGAGTTCATTATTTTCCATGTCATgatgtgtgtaaatgtattaTGAATATGAGTCAGTTTAACTGCTTTTAATCAATACAACACTCATCAATACCCAGCCTTGATCTGAGGGTTGAGTAAAGGTCAAAAGGTAATGACGTACCTATGTGCAGGGCGATTGACAGACCGATGGCTGACCACAGAGAGTAACGACCTCCGACCCACTGAGGAGGAGCAAACATGACATCACACAGTCACTCCACCAATCAGAGCGCACGCAGAGCGTCATCACGTCAACAACAGTTTACAAGGaggcgagaggaggaggagggtcaaCCCAAAGACCTGGTCCAGGTGGTTCCCAGTCTTTGTTCTGGGTTAGTTCACGTTTCACTCTGAACATGTTACAGCTGATATACTAGAATATGACACGGAGTTGTtggtgttatttctttataacagaccgttgctgcgtataacagaccgttgctacatataacagactgttgctatccATTACTCATAGTACATACAGCTGATCTTTATGAAGGCCATGACATCACACATCACTatctgtcagccaatcagaaacagGAGAAACAGACTTACATCCCAGAACTCAAACATGTTCGCTGTGTCGATGCCAAAATCCTTCACTTTGacctgaagaggaggagagaggaggaggaaacgagaggagaggaggagagaggaaacaagagaggagaggaggaaacgtTATTCACATATTTCAGTTATCAGCTGTCTGACAGGAACAACTGCTAACAGATATAAATACTATAGTGTATCATAATATAGtgtattatagtatagtatagtgtatcataatatagtataatgtaGTATAGTATCATGTACTGTGTATTCATGTCAGTCATTCATCAGAGTTGATGAAAGTCAGTTTAAATGGAGACTCACTCCGTTGGTGGACAGAGCTACAAAGTGTTTGGCAACAGCAGATTTCTGTGAAGGACAAGAAGAGAAACATGAGGATGAAATGTGATGATGAGACACTCTGTCTTAGGGACAGAAATGTGATGAGACACTCTGTCTCAGGGACAGATCCGTCCTGCAGCGAGCATCTAATCACAGGAAAACATAGACTGACTACTGCAGACTAACATAGTTCCATTTTACAGTAGCATATTAATGTTTCCTCAGTTTTATATCTGTCAGAATGAAACTCTAGATGTGTTCAATCCTTCTCTCTCTGCGCTCTCTCTGATTATCAGAAAACAGATTCATCGGTCTCAATCAGTGTCGTCTAATCAGCTGTCAGGAAACAGATGGACTCACGTCTTTGGCTGTCTGGAGGAACCAATCCCTGGCAGACTCTGCGTTGGTGATGGTCTCCTGAGTGGTGAACGTCTGGGGAAAGGTCAAACACACAGTGTTTACAGGGCGTTCACACAACGTTCAGCATGTTTTTACAGGTTTCAGGATCTCCGCTGGgttcgctgtgtgtgtgtgtgtgtggtcacctTGGAGGCGATGACGAAGAGCGTGGTCTCTGCGTTGAGCTGAGCGAGGGTCTTCGCCATGTGTGTCCCGTCGATGTTGGAGACGAACCAAACGTTTGGTCCACCGGCCGAGTACGACTTCAGAGCCTCCGTCACCATCAGAGGGCCCTGAATGCAACACCACGATACAGTTAGTTACAGCTGCTCAGTGGGCCCTGAACGCAGCACCACGATACAGTTAGTTACAGCTGTTCAGTGGGCCCTGAACGCAGCACCGCTTCATCACAGCTGTAATTCCGTGTTACTGTTGTCACATCACATGTCTGAGAAGTTATTGTGTTTTGAAAggcatataatataatataatataatatattgtgtTTGACTGACAGGTGTCACTCACCAGGTCAGAGCCTCCGATGCCGATGTTCACTACGTCTGTGATGCTCTTCCCATTGAAGCCTTTCCACTCGCCGCTACGCACTCTCTGTGAACAGCATAACGTCAGAGGTCACGACCTCTACGTCTTCCAATGAGGTGACAGAAGAAGCTTTATAACTGGCATACGTACTTGACAGAAGGTCTTCATCTTCTCCAGCACGCGGTTCACCTCCGGCATCACGTCTTTACCGTCCACTTGGATGGGCGTGTTGGAGCGATTACGCAGAGCGACGTGGAGCACAGCACGACCCTGCAAacgcacacaaacataaacacacgtCTACTGCTGAATCTATTGAAACCTGTACGTTGATTAAGAATTAATCAATGATCATCTCTAtaatgttttcatgtcagcagcTCTGAGGCTGATGAACGTCTTTAGTTCTGCAGGTATCTGGTCATAAATCATCcagttgttgttttactttgtttcataCAAAAATACTAAATCAAATACTTTGAGTTTTTTGGagtgttggacaaaacaagcactttaGTGATTTGCAATTTGAGTGAGGAATTAATTGTTATTTTCTAGAAAATGTTATAAACTCTTAATCCCATCAGTAGGTTGACTGATAATTAACGGAAGTATTTAACTTTATATCCGCTCCATAAATATGTCTTCCCCGATCGATGTGagtctgcacaaactgcaaagTCACTGAGGACGCTGTTACACAACGCCGTTGCATCATGACCGCTGcgagtgtgtgttaatgtgtgtgtggtcactgTGAGGGCAGCTTCTGTCTGACTCTCTGCTGCTCGCTGGTCTCTAACGCTGATGTCTGCTCAGCTTCAGCTTCTCCTGTTAAAGGGCGGCTACATCTGGTTCGgttctggtgtttttttctcagccgttagcagaaagcagtgacgtaggttacaacagaaagctaatcaataaggttatcaaTAATTTGAACACTTGCAATGGCTGAGTCaatgttagctgtgctaagGTTGGAAATAACTAAAAGAAGTGGgattgtatgtacagtatacgtacagtatatgtacagtTCTGAggggtaaaattactgtttttgtgaatggagtctggtggctttatagagagcgatataaccacttcagttccccatcagagaGGGCTGTCTGAGGTAAAGCCTCTATGAACGTGTTAACAGTCATGTGTACAGTACCTCGGTGAAGTTGATTTTCTCTCCAGAGAACATCTTCTCTCGGGCCTCCTCCACTCCCCTGGACTTGGCCTGTGaacacatgaacatgaacacatGATTCCAGCCACAGAGTGTGAAAGTGTCTTCAGCAATCACTTCCCGTGTGTACAGTAACTTGAGGAGGAAGTATTGAAAGCTGTATTACCACATTCCCTGCAGGACAAAAGCAGCTCGCTGCAACAGGAAGAGGTctctctttcaaaataaagtgttgaaATCTTCCTGTTTCGCTGTTATCACACGTCTCAGAGCAGGAAATCAGTTGGACTTTCAGGACGGTGAATAGAAGCTTTGTTATAGCGGATTTCAGCAGACTGGCTCACATTACAGCAACAATAATCATTTATCAGATAGTGGTAGAGGAGATAAGGCTGAAATATGCAGCGTTATTATAGGAACTGTAGAACTACGTGGTTGAACAGCCGAGTCTCATTATctcctgttttatttacagtctaAACGGGGTTATAGACATAAAAACTGGTCATATTTTCTGCATCTTTTATTTTTCCACTGTTTAATATTTCATGTCAGAAAACTACAACTACCATCATGATTTTTACTTTGTGTCAGAGAGCTCGGAGTGTGTTTCCTGGTTCTgatcaaggcctatggaaaggaggctgggtcacgggctgggtcacgggcggacatgggtatGGGGCATAACatatgcacagtgtaactgaagctgcggtcgtgcgttgctattggctcaatttcggcgagtgcagaccagattttactgcgcatgtgttgtaccccaaagatatgaggcgttgatgacgcgtgacccagcctcctcagggcgttcctgaaaaagagagcacctgctctcagtgaacctccccatgaataaataaaaggtaaaaaaaacaaaaacaggaccCAGGATCTTGAAACCTGTAAATACCTGATCCAGagtcaagattcaagatgtttattgtcacaccggttatacaagtacaatcgtgtgactTCGACTACGAAGAGAGTTAAACATACCCAGGATATCTTCAAAtcagagggggggtgggggggttgggggTGTTACCATGGCGAGCAGCATGTCCATCACTTCCTGGTTGATCAGATTCTTGGAGTAGTCCAGCAGGATTTCTCCTTCGTCCGTCTGCAGAGTCGTGCTGTTAATAAACAATCAGCAGAGAAATGATCAATTTCTGCACTCGGTCTGCACACAACAAACTCatttatagtcattttatatatatatatataaaatcactACTCAATGAGGTCACTGATGAAGCGTCTCAAACGTTATGATCGGCTGTTTTTATTCTAGTAAATGAAATATCTGAGTTTTGGACGGTTGGTCAGACAATACAAACTATTCCAGCATCTCACCTGAGTTTTCACAATTTATTGATTATCTATTGATTACCGTTAGATTCAGTTTATCACTCCGCCCTATAGATTTATTACCGCTGACAGTTATTCTACTCATCCCTGCATCCTGTATGAAAAGGTTTGGTGGGCGTCTCTAACAGTAAGACGTGATaggcattgttttttatttatttataaagcccttaATGGCAACTTGCCCTCATCCTTATCAAATTGGTCCTTTAATCATTATTCGCCTCGTTCAAGTGATCGGCTGAAACTTGAAGTCCTGCGTACAAACACTAAATTTGGGGAAACTGCTTTCGGTGTTTGTGCTGCAAAAACTTGGAACAGTttacaaaacacattcaaattaaacacatttgtaTCTCGAGGTGATTTTAAAACAATGATCACAATCTACCAACTGTCTTTAACCTTGTTCTATTGTTGTCTGGCTGAATGCTTCTTGCAAATCATTAATTGtgttctgtgtgtatttattctgttttattgtactctcgacatcattgtaaatgaagCCAAGCCCTCAATGATTCCTCCAGATtcaaataaaggttgaatgaatgaatgaaattgaTTATTTATAGACTAAAAATGATCAACTAttcacagaaaagaaaagagaagaatgtgtgatggacatttctcacaattttttttgacaatttataaaataaaaatttcattcacatatctgacctccagatatgtgttggtctggaggagctgcagcactaAACCAGAGTTTAGTGGTTTTAGCTGaggtgtgtcgcctcactgttttgagcggtgctcgttcatgtctatgtagagcgagcacaagcgcgagtccgacgctgactttcgttgacttaacggccacaggtgtcgctgttaacaagcatttctgattcttacaaacagtccctttaatttaggACTAAAGTaccattttgttttacatattaGAAATGAAAATTGCAGTAGACCTAACTGCGATTTTGATACAATTTCGATTAATTTTGCAGGACTTATATTtgtccaatcccatgttgataagagtattcaatacttgaaaaatctccctttaaggttaatttagaacagatacaaaaaaatgtgattaatttataattaatcatggacaaccATGCTATTAATCTCGATTCAATAATGTAATGGACTGACAGCCTTGGTGGTTTTTACATGGTAGCTGTCCTGTCTTGCATTAACTGATGGATCCatctctggaggaggaggaggaggaggaggaggaggaggaggaggatgtgctGCAGAGCACGTAGCCTCCATGAATGAAGCACATTAGCCAGACAGGAGGAGTGAAACTCCCCGGTGAATGCAGCAGACATCCAGCAGACATTAACACCGATACACGGAGTCTAAGGTTTCAATCAGACAGCTGTTTGTCATTA encodes the following:
- the gpia gene encoding glucose-6-phosphate isomerase a, whose translation is MALTADPSYQKLDQWYRANAGSLRMRDMFESDQDRFNTFSTTLQTDEGEILLDYSKNLINQEVMDMLLAMAKSRGVEEAREKMFSGEKINFTEGRAVLHVALRNRSNTPIQVDGKDVMPEVNRVLEKMKTFCQRVRSGEWKGFNGKSITDVVNIGIGGSDLGPLMVTEALKSYSAGGPNVWFVSNIDGTHMAKTLAQLNAETTLFVIASKTFTTQETITNAESARDWFLQTAKDKSAVAKHFVALSTNGVKVKDFGIDTANMFEFWDWVGGRYSLWSAIGLSIALHIGFDKFEQLLAGAHWMDNHFRSTPLEQNVPVLLAVLGVWYINFFQAETHAMLPYDQYMHRFAAYFQQGDMESNGKSITKDGVRVNYNTGPIVWGEPGTNGQHAFYQLIHQGTRMIPADFLIPAQSQHPIRDNLHHKILVANFLAQTEALMKGKTSEEARKELEAGGLKGDALQKLLPHKVFEGNKPSNSIVFKKLSPFILGALVAMYEHKIFVQGVMWDINSYDQWGVELGKQLAKKIEPELKDDSEVTSHDSSTNGLISFLKKNFA